From a single Tachypleus tridentatus isolate NWPU-2018 chromosome 6, ASM421037v1, whole genome shotgun sequence genomic region:
- the LOC143254362 gene encoding serine protease 1-like, which yields MPPYDEIYSQWSGWSRCSRKCKQERMRTCISPLHCGARILKEVKSCRGRRCKKNPIVVPETEEVRQTEDGPSQFRVLYHLQSYVYSDWSEWSPCTRSCKTRRYRACELSLVCGTSVIQEDALCYVEGTLCEKLYRKTERGDKEEPIEAEELEFQSGEENSTLDIGKCGVSERRTPDLRIIGGHETQKGRWPWQVAVLNKYLEPFCGGTLLTPQWVLTAAHCVRRRLYVRAGEHDLVDAEESEQEVRVADSFVHPNYDIETVNNDVALLRLRHPLRMNSYVQPACLPSSESELHIDTMATILGWGKRRKAAMFGTDVLHEAQIPIVDIEDCRKVYEDYYISDNMLCAGYERGRVDSCAGDSGGPLLYEVDGKWEIYGITSFGEGCGRKGKYGIYTNVVKFVKWIKKTIILNT from the exons ATGCCACCTTACGACGAGATATACAGCCAATGGTCCGGATGGTCACGTTGTTCTAGAAAATGTAAGCAGGAACGCATGCGCACGTGCATCTCTCCTCTCCACTGTGGTGCGAGGATTTTGAAAGAAGTAAAGTCTTGCAGAGGACGAAGATGCAAGAAAAATCCCATCGTAGTTCCCGAAACAGAGGAAGTTCGGCAGACCGAAGATGGGCCCTCCCAGTTCCGAGTTCTCTATCACCTTCAGAGTTACGTGTACTCGGATTGGTCGGAATGGTCACCTTGCACACGGTCTTGTAAAACTCGACGCTACCGTGCCTGTGAGCTGTCGCTAGTGTGTGGAACCAGTGTGATTCAAGAAGATGCTTTGTGCTATGTAGAAGGAACACTCTGTGAGAAGTTATATCGAAAGACAGAAAGGGGTGACAAGGAGGAACCGATAGAAGCTGAAGAGTTAG AATTTCAAAGCGGAGAAGAGAATTCCACATTAGACATCGGGAAATGTGGAGTGTCAGAAAGAAGAACCCCAGACTTGCGCATCATTGGAGGTCACGAGACTCAGAAAGGTCGCTGGCCATGGCAG GTGGCAGTGCTGAACAAATACTTAGAACCCTTCTGTGGAGGAACATTGCTCACGCCACAATGGGTGTTAACTGCAGCACACTGTGTTAGGAGGCGTTTGTACGTTCGTGCAGGAGAACATGACTTGGTAGACGCGGAGGAATCTGAACAAGAAGTTCGGGTTGCGGACTCTTTCGTGCACCCTAACTACGACATCGAAACGGTAAACAACGACGTGGCTTTGCTGAGGCTTCGTCATCCTCTGAGGATGAACTCCTATGTCCAGCCCGCCTGTCTGCCCAGTTCTGAAAGTGAACTTCACATAGATACGATGGCTACTATTTTAGGCTGGGGCAAAAGAAGAAAGGCTGCCATGTTTGGGACAGATGTACTGCACGAGGCACAGATTCCGATAGTTGACATAGAAGATTGCCGAAAGGTATACGAGGACTACTACATCAGTGACAACATGCTCTGCGCAGGATACGAACGAGGGAGGGTGGACTCGTGCGCAGGCGACAGTGGCGGCCCCTTATTGTATGAAGTAGATGGTAAATGGGAAATATATGGAATCACTAGTTTCGGCGAGGGGTGTGGCAGGAAGGGAAAGTATGGCATTTACACCAACGTAGTGAAGTTTGtgaaatggataaaaaaaacaataattcttaACACCTGA